Proteins found in one Thalassomonas actiniarum genomic segment:
- the fabD gene encoding ACP S-malonyltransferase — protein MQNNLAFVFPGQGSQAVGMLADFAENDIVQATFSQASQALGYDLWQLAAQGPAEKLNQTQFTQPALLTASVALWRLWQSQSSAKPAVLAGHSLGEYSALVCAGVLSLEDAVKLVEKRGLLMQACVPEGVGAMAAIIGLADQSIIDACAEAEQGEVVAAVNFNSPGQVVIAGHKEAVARAGDLCKAAGAKRVMPLPVSVPSHCALMKDAADKLAVELENITFTAPNIPVINNVDVKVEDDVAAIKQALVKQLYHPVRWTETIEKVAAQGVTDVVEAGPGKVLQGLLKRIDKSLTCIAVNDSDTLTKALTSFKQD, from the coding sequence ATGCAAAATAATTTAGCGTTTGTTTTTCCCGGACAGGGATCTCAGGCTGTTGGTATGCTTGCAGATTTTGCTGAAAACGATATCGTCCAGGCAACTTTTAGCCAGGCGTCACAAGCTTTAGGTTATGACTTATGGCAGCTGGCTGCCCAGGGACCTGCGGAAAAATTAAACCAAACCCAATTTACCCAGCCGGCGTTATTAACTGCCAGTGTCGCTTTATGGCGCTTATGGCAGTCACAAAGTTCAGCTAAACCTGCTGTACTTGCCGGACATAGCTTAGGTGAGTATTCTGCGCTGGTATGTGCGGGCGTGCTCTCACTTGAAGATGCGGTGAAACTGGTTGAAAAACGTGGCTTATTGATGCAGGCCTGTGTGCCTGAAGGTGTCGGGGCCATGGCCGCGATCATCGGCTTAGCCGATCAGTCCATTATTGATGCTTGCGCTGAGGCAGAGCAGGGAGAAGTTGTTGCTGCCGTAAACTTTAATTCTCCGGGGCAGGTGGTGATTGCCGGTCATAAAGAAGCCGTCGCCAGAGCCGGTGATTTATGTAAAGCTGCCGGTGCCAAGCGGGTGATGCCTTTACCTGTGAGCGTGCCTTCTCATTGTGCCTTAATGAAAGATGCCGCAGATAAGCTGGCCGTTGAACTGGAAAACATTACTTTTACTGCGCCAAACATTCCGGTGATCAATAACGTCGACGTTAAGGTTGAAGACGATGTTGCCGCCATTAAGCAGGCCCTGGTTAAGCAGTTATATCATCCGGTACGCTGGACTGAAACCATAGAAAAAGTTGCCGCCCAGGGCGTCACGGATGTGGTTGAAGCAGGTCCGGGTAAAGTGTTGCAGGGGTTACTCAAACGTATTGATAAATCATTGACTTGTATTGCTGTCAATGATTCCGACACATTAACAAAAGCGTTAACGTCATTTAAACAGGATTAA
- the plsX gene encoding phosphate acyltransferase PlsX, translating to MKNLTIALDVMGGDKGPLITISSAIMAIEQQANLHLILCGDENIILAELKKQSFSKHPRLSIFPTTEVVEMTDKPSSALRYKKNSSMRKAVDLVHQGKAQACVSAGNTGALFAIAHFVLKTLPGVERPALITSLPTHRQDKHVFMLDLGANVFCDATVLYQFAVMGSVLAEQVDGLKHPKVALLNMGEEEIKGSDHIKLAASELAANPEVNYIGFVEGSDIFTNKADVIVCDGFVGNVALKTCEGVARLVYEKAKVFFNQSFFARLLGKLLTPALKKLLKSLNPDQYNGASLIGLRGIVVKSHGNANAKAFYTAIMEAVKEVERQVPDKIKAKLEQGLLPKP from the coding sequence TTGAAAAATCTAACCATAGCGTTAGATGTTATGGGGGGGGACAAAGGCCCCCTTATAACAATCTCTTCTGCGATCATGGCAATCGAGCAACAAGCCAACCTGCATTTGATCCTGTGCGGCGATGAAAATATCATTTTAGCCGAACTCAAAAAACAAAGCTTCAGCAAACATCCCAGACTCTCCATTTTCCCGACCACAGAAGTGGTGGAAATGACAGACAAACCTTCTTCAGCGTTAAGATATAAAAAAAATTCATCTATGCGCAAAGCCGTTGACCTGGTGCATCAGGGCAAAGCCCAGGCCTGTGTCAGTGCCGGCAACACCGGGGCCCTGTTTGCCATCGCCCATTTTGTCCTTAAAACCTTGCCCGGGGTTGAGCGCCCGGCGCTGATCACTTCGCTGCCAACACACAGGCAAGACAAGCATGTGTTTATGCTGGATCTCGGGGCTAATGTTTTTTGTGATGCCACCGTGTTATATCAGTTCGCCGTGATGGGCTCTGTGCTGGCGGAGCAGGTGGACGGATTAAAGCATCCTAAGGTGGCTTTGCTTAATATGGGGGAAGAAGAAATCAAGGGCAGTGATCACATCAAGTTGGCCGCCTCTGAGTTGGCCGCCAACCCCGAGGTGAATTATATCGGTTTTGTTGAAGGCAGTGATATTTTTACCAATAAAGCGGATGTGATTGTCTGTGACGGTTTTGTCGGTAATGTTGCCCTGAAAACCTGTGAAGGGGTCGCCCGATTAGTTTATGAAAAAGCAAAAGTTTTCTTTAATCAGAGTTTTTTTGCGCGATTATTGGGCAAACTGTTGACACCGGCCTTAAAAAAACTGCTTAAATCCCTGAACCCCGACCAGTACAACGGGGCAAGTTTGATAGGATTGCGGGGAATTGTTGTCAAGAGCCATGGTAATGCCAATGCCAAGGCCTTTTATACTGCCATTATGGAGGCAGTCAAAGAGGTTGAAAGGCAGGTACCGGATAAGATAAAAGCTAAGCTTGAACAGGGGTTGTTACCCAAACCCTAG
- the rpmF gene encoding 50S ribosomal protein L32, with protein MAVQKSKKSRSRRGMRRSHDALTVENLSVDAVSGETHRRHHVTADGFYKGVKVIAR; from the coding sequence ATGGCAGTTCAAAAGAGCAAAAAGTCTCGTTCAAGACGTGGCATGCGTCGTTCACATGATGCATTAACTGTAGAGAATTTATCAGTTGACGCGGTTTCAGGTGAGACTCACCGTCGTCACCACGTAACAGCTGATGGCTTTTACAAAGGCGTTAAAGTTATCGCTAGATAA
- the yceD gene encoding 23S rRNA accumulation protein YceD, with amino-acid sequence MKKLKLPITIDPYKSAQRRLECEGIFEMSGMNRLLAACEPCDGQVTVNVDFNVDELGLVVISGKGSASVALTCQRCTEVYEQALEVDFTFSPVKNAEAAAELPSYYDAIELDENGEVNLRELVEDELLLAIPLIPRHSIEDCQAPADSVWGELPEELEKPNPFDVLKQLK; translated from the coding sequence ATGAAAAAACTTAAACTTCCGATCACGATAGACCCTTACAAAAGCGCCCAGCGTCGGCTGGAGTGTGAAGGCATCTTTGAAATGTCGGGGATGAACAGACTGCTTGCTGCATGTGAACCATGCGACGGGCAAGTTACAGTTAATGTAGATTTTAATGTGGATGAACTTGGACTGGTGGTTATATCAGGCAAAGGCTCGGCATCAGTTGCATTAACTTGTCAGCGGTGTACTGAGGTATATGAGCAGGCACTGGAAGTAGATTTTACTTTCAGTCCTGTGAAAAATGCCGAAGCGGCTGCTGAATTGCCGTCATATTATGACGCAATTGAATTAGATGAAAATGGTGAAGTCAACTTGCGTGAATTGGTGGAAGATGAGCTCCTGCTCGCCATTCCCCTGATTCCCAGGCATTCCATCGAAGACTGTCAAGCGCCTGCCGACAGTGTTTGGGGTGAATTGCCGGAAGAGCTAGAGAAGCCGAATCCATTTGATGTATTAAAACAACTCAAGTAA
- a CDS encoding Maf family protein, translating into MKTLVLASTSPFRKSILAKLNLAFECAKPDIDETAGVNESPQALVERLAGEKARAVASQFPNALIIGSDQVAVCDGQILGKPHTFENGVKQLSQFSDKAVTFYTGLALYNSNTGQTESQVVPFTVHFNPLSQQNIENYLHAEQPYNCAGSFKSEGLGICLFKKLEGEDPNTLIGLPLIKLVAMLKAQGLDVLANQVKL; encoded by the coding sequence ATGAAAACCCTGGTTTTAGCTTCCACCTCTCCTTTTCGTAAAAGTATCTTAGCCAAACTGAACCTGGCCTTTGAGTGCGCCAAACCCGACATCGATGAAACCGCCGGGGTCAATGAAAGCCCTCAGGCCCTGGTCGAGCGTCTGGCCGGTGAAAAAGCCCGCGCGGTTGCATCACAATTTCCCAACGCCCTGATCATAGGCTCAGATCAGGTTGCGGTTTGCGACGGACAGATCCTGGGTAAGCCTCATACCTTTGAAAACGGCGTGAAGCAGTTAAGTCAATTCAGCGATAAGGCGGTAACTTTTTATACCGGGTTGGCTCTTTATAATAGCAACACAGGGCAAACCGAGAGCCAGGTGGTGCCTTTTACCGTACATTTTAATCCCCTGAGCCAACAGAACATAGAAAATTACCTGCATGCCGAACAGCCCTACAACTGCGCCGGCAGCTTTAAAAGTGAAGGTTTGGGCATTTGCCTGTTTAAAAAACTTGAAGGGGAAGATCCCAATACTTTGATCGGCCTGCCACTGATTAAGCTGGTAGCGATGTTAAAGGCCCAGGGACTGGATGTCCTGGCCAACCAGGTAAAATTATAA
- a CDS encoding HAD-IA family hydrolase, with protein MQDYQLIIFDWDGTLMDSVARIVSSLQGAARAASLQEPCFDSAKQIIGLSLPKAMQTLFPEDKHLHEMLIGQYKHHYRELDAIPTPLFDHADELLSGLKAAQKLLAVATGKGRSGLERVWQQSNSGHYFHASRCADESESKPHPDMIHSLLSELTIEPEQALMIGDTSFDLEMAQLAGVDSVGVTHGVHPSEVLAQYQPKAIVDSLPELAQLLLPQ; from the coding sequence ATGCAAGATTACCAGCTGATTATTTTTGACTGGGACGGGACCCTGATGGACTCCGTTGCCAGAATCGTGTCGAGTTTGCAGGGAGCGGCCAGGGCGGCTTCTTTGCAGGAGCCTTGTTTTGACAGTGCTAAACAGATAATAGGATTAAGCCTGCCTAAAGCCATGCAAACACTTTTCCCCGAAGATAAACATTTGCATGAAATGCTGATAGGACAGTATAAGCATCACTACCGGGAACTCGATGCGATACCCACCCCTTTGTTTGACCATGCCGATGAGTTACTCAGCGGCTTGAAAGCGGCGCAGAAACTTCTGGCGGTTGCGACGGGCAAAGGCCGGTCGGGACTGGAAAGGGTTTGGCAGCAAAGCAATAGCGGGCATTATTTCCATGCCTCACGCTGCGCCGATGAAAGTGAGTCAAAACCCCATCCCGATATGATACACAGTTTATTGTCGGAGTTGACTATTGAGCCCGAGCAAGCACTGATGATCGGAGATACCAGTTTTGATCTGGAAATGGCGCAGCTTGCCGGGGTGGACAGCGTTGGGGTAACCCATGGCGTACACCCAAGTGAAGTATTGGCGCAGTATCAGCCTAAAGCTATCGTTGATTCTTTGCCTGAACTGGCTCAATTACTGTTACCTCAGTAA
- the rluC gene encoding 23S rRNA pseudouridine(955/2504/2580) synthase RluC: protein MNEIKKPQVRFITIDSEDAGQRIDNFLLKTLKGVPKSMIYRLLRKGEIRVNKKRTKPEYKLVDEDVLRIAPIRVSEKTNEVSTSLNVVANLEGQILYEDEILIVINKPSGMAVHGGSGLSFGVIEALRALRPEARMLELVHRLDRDTSGCLVVAKKRSALRNLHEQLRNKKVQKFYHALVKGRWSPKLTRVTESLKKNDLKSGERVVVVDNINGKESETRYKVIQHYSNATLVRAFPVTGRTHQIRVHCQVKGHPIACDPKYGNEDFDGDMKGIGVKRLFLHAASIEFTHPRTEQKLKIEAPLDKTLAKALKQLTVANNG from the coding sequence ATGAATGAAATTAAAAAACCTCAAGTCAGATTTATCACCATTGACAGTGAAGACGCTGGCCAAAGAATCGACAACTTTTTATTGAAAACCCTGAAAGGGGTACCCAAAAGCATGATTTACCGCCTGTTGCGCAAGGGGGAGATCCGGGTCAATAAAAAACGGACTAAACCTGAATATAAACTTGTAGATGAAGATGTGCTGCGCATTGCACCTATTCGTGTCAGTGAAAAAACCAACGAGGTTTCAACATCGCTTAATGTGGTGGCAAACCTGGAAGGGCAGATTTTATATGAAGATGAAATCCTGATCGTGATCAACAAACCTTCGGGTATGGCGGTACACGGCGGCAGCGGCTTAAGTTTCGGCGTCATCGAAGCCTTGCGGGCACTGCGCCCGGAAGCGAGAATGCTGGAGCTGGTGCACCGGCTGGATCGGGATACCTCAGGTTGCCTGGTGGTGGCGAAAAAACGTTCGGCGCTGCGCAATTTACACGAGCAGTTACGCAATAAAAAAGTGCAGAAATTCTATCATGCCCTGGTCAAAGGGCGCTGGTCGCCGAAATTAACCCGGGTAACCGAGTCGCTGAAAAAAAATGACCTCAAATCCGGGGAGCGGGTAGTGGTGGTCGATAATATTAACGGCAAGGAGTCGGAAACCCGCTATAAAGTGATCCAGCATTATAGCAATGCCACCTTAGTACGGGCTTTTCCTGTGACCGGACGCACGCACCAAATCAGGGTGCATTGCCAGGTGAAAGGACACCCTATCGCCTGCGACCCCAAATACGGCAATGAAGACTTTGACGGCGATATGAAAGGTATTGGGGTAAAGCGGCTGTTTTTACATGCCGCCAGCATAGAATTCACCCATCCCAGAACTGAGCAAAAACTAAAAATCGAAGCGCCTTTGGACAAAACCCTTGCCAAGGCATTAAAACAACTGACTGTGGCCAATAACGGATAA
- the rne gene encoding ribonuclease E: protein MKRMLINATQSEELRVALVDGQRLYDLDIESPGHEQKKSNIYKAKITRIEPSLEAAFVDYGAERHGFLPMKEIARDYFPKGYTFQGRPNIKEVLREGQEVIVQIDKEERGQKGAALTTFISLAGSYLVLMPNNPRAGGISRRIEGDERTELKASLSKLDLPKGMGLIVRTAGVGKSYEELEWDLSVLLHHWKAIDDAAKSRPAPFLIHQETNLILRAIRDYLRRDIGEVLIDRPKIYESVKKHIEVVRPDFLSKVKLYNNDVPLFTHYQIETQIESAFQREVRLPSGGSIVIDPTEAMTSIDINSARATKGGDIEETAFNTNLEAAEEIARQLRLRDLGGLVVIDFIDMTPVRHQREVENRMREAVHQDRARIQLGRISRFGLLEMSRQRLRPSIGETSQGICPRCNGTGHVRGIESLALSILRLMEEEAIKENTLHVQAQVPVPVATYLLNEKRRSVFHIEKHHNVHVLIIPNPHMDTPQYEVLRVRKDESVDDASYELPIQQAKTEEAVMPKFNKEASKRDEPIVQGLSAPKRAPASAEKVPAAKAKEQQSEGVFSGLFNWLKKLFAAPETPVAEPAPVEKKPAKAEEQQERRPRRNRQSQRKNRRSGDKADNRADNKDSRDNRDSRDNRESRENRDSRDSNRAKQQGRKAEQSKTQKPKEEKVAERRQRRSNRKKIRIKNAAETSTENLAAQPIPEAVAAKDKAPAKSEESSPAVTAQAGVEVQAEENVEKAGREERPRNRRSPRHLRSHGQRRRRANSDSEQQASNGEAVASNEVSEDPVVSRYPEQVPASTKATAPGVDAAEATPKVEAQAAEATDTAPVVEAAETAPEVETQAVEAAETAPVVETQAVEAAETAPVVETQAVEAAETAPVVETQAVEAAETAPVVETQAVEAAETAPVVETQAVEAAETAPVGETQAAETAQVVETQVDETAETAPVVEARADEATETAPVVEAQADETAETTPVVEARADEAAETASVVEARADEATETAPVVETEAVEAAETAPVVEAQADAVTPEPSEEVQQQLPLEEVSAEQPQASETQTSEQRAKKADSAEKKAVKKPAKAKKKRLKANGDTRLKGKASSPMTKPVTINTVNELPTAFFAAEDRKRALTSGKNAIAADATSRSAAGPTKP, encoded by the coding sequence ATGAAACGTATGTTAATTAACGCTACACAGTCGGAAGAATTACGTGTAGCCCTGGTTGATGGTCAGCGTCTTTACGATCTTGATATCGAAAGTCCCGGCCACGAACAAAAAAAATCCAATATCTACAAGGCAAAAATCACCCGCATTGAGCCTTCTTTAGAAGCCGCTTTTGTCGATTACGGCGCCGAAAGGCACGGTTTCTTACCGATGAAAGAGATTGCCCGCGACTACTTCCCTAAAGGTTATACCTTCCAGGGGCGCCCGAATATCAAAGAAGTGTTACGTGAAGGCCAGGAAGTCATTGTCCAGATCGATAAAGAAGAACGCGGCCAAAAAGGCGCGGCGTTAACCACCTTTATCAGTCTTGCCGGCAGCTATCTGGTACTGATGCCCAACAACCCCAGAGCCGGTGGCATCTCCCGCCGCATCGAAGGGGATGAGCGCACCGAACTCAAAGCCTCTTTAAGCAAACTTGACCTGCCTAAAGGCATGGGCCTGATTGTACGCACCGCAGGCGTGGGAAAATCCTACGAAGAGCTGGAGTGGGATTTAAGCGTGCTGCTGCACCACTGGAAAGCCATTGACGATGCCGCCAAGAGCCGCCCTGCCCCCTTCTTGATCCATCAGGAAACCAATTTGATCTTACGGGCGATCCGCGATTACCTGCGCCGCGATATCGGCGAGGTCTTGATTGACCGTCCGAAAATTTACGAAAGTGTGAAAAAGCACATTGAAGTGGTGCGTCCCGACTTTTTAAGCAAGGTGAAACTTTATAATAACGATGTGCCGTTATTTACCCACTACCAGATTGAAACGCAAATAGAATCGGCGTTCCAACGGGAGGTGAGATTACCTTCCGGCGGTTCAATCGTCATTGATCCCACCGAAGCCATGACCTCCATCGATATCAACTCCGCCCGGGCAACCAAAGGCGGCGATATCGAAGAGACCGCCTTTAATACCAACTTAGAAGCGGCAGAAGAAATTGCCCGTCAGTTAAGGCTGCGGGATTTAGGCGGCCTGGTGGTGATCGACTTTATTGATATGACACCGGTACGCCATCAACGGGAAGTTGAAAACCGCATGCGCGAAGCCGTGCACCAGGACAGGGCCCGCATCCAGTTGGGACGCATTTCCCGTTTCGGCTTGCTGGAAATGTCCCGCCAGCGTCTGCGTCCGTCTATCGGCGAAACCAGCCAGGGCATTTGTCCGCGCTGTAACGGTACCGGTCACGTACGCGGTATAGAATCTCTGGCGCTGTCCATTCTTCGCTTAATGGAAGAAGAGGCGATCAAGGAAAATACCCTGCATGTACAGGCCCAGGTACCGGTACCTGTTGCCACTTACCTGTTAAACGAAAAACGACGCTCGGTATTTCATATTGAGAAACACCACAACGTCCATGTACTGATCATCCCTAACCCCCATATGGATACACCGCAATACGAAGTATTAAGGGTCCGTAAGGATGAATCCGTTGATGATGCCAGCTATGAGCTGCCAATCCAACAGGCGAAAACCGAAGAAGCGGTCATGCCCAAGTTTAATAAAGAAGCCAGCAAAAGAGATGAGCCTATTGTTCAGGGACTCTCTGCTCCTAAACGGGCTCCGGCATCAGCAGAAAAAGTACCGGCAGCGAAAGCCAAAGAACAACAATCGGAAGGTGTTTTTTCCGGCCTGTTCAACTGGCTGAAAAAGCTGTTTGCTGCACCTGAAACACCGGTAGCAGAGCCTGCCCCGGTAGAGAAAAAGCCGGCCAAAGCAGAAGAACAGCAGGAAAGACGTCCTCGCCGTAACCGTCAGTCACAGCGTAAGAACCGTCGCAGCGGTGATAAAGCCGATAACAGAGCTGATAACAAAGACTCTCGCGATAACCGTGACAGCCGTGACAATAGAGAAAGCCGTGAAAACCGCGATTCCCGTGACAGCAACAGGGCAAAACAGCAAGGGCGTAAGGCTGAGCAGAGTAAAACGCAAAAGCCAAAAGAAGAAAAAGTGGCCGAGCGTCGTCAGCGTCGCAGTAACCGTAAAAAGATACGCATCAAAAATGCCGCAGAGACCAGCACTGAAAACCTCGCCGCTCAACCCATTCCTGAGGCGGTAGCAGCTAAGGACAAAGCCCCGGCGAAAAGCGAAGAGAGCTCCCCTGCTGTTACAGCGCAAGCCGGTGTTGAGGTTCAAGCGGAAGAAAACGTGGAAAAAGCCGGCCGTGAAGAAAGACCTAGAAACCGTCGTTCTCCAAGGCATTTACGCTCCCATGGACAACGTCGTCGTCGTGCAAATAGCGATAGCGAGCAGCAAGCCAGCAACGGCGAAGCCGTAGCGAGTAATGAAGTGAGTGAAGATCCAGTCGTTTCCCGCTACCCTGAGCAGGTACCAGCCAGCACCAAGGCAACAGCACCTGGTGTAGACGCAGCAGAGGCAACGCCGAAAGTTGAAGCTCAAGCCGCTGAAGCAACAGATACTGCTCCAGTAGTTGAAGCAGCAGAAACTGCCCCGGAAGTTGAAACTCAAGCCGTTGAAGCGGCAGAAACCGCCCCGGTAGTTGAAACTCAAGCCGTTGAAGCGGCAGAAACCGCCCCGGTAGTTGAAACTCAAGCCGTTGAAGCGGCAGAAACCGCCCCGGTAGTTGAAACTCAAGCCGTTGAAGCGGCAGAAACCGCCCCGGTAGTTGAAACTCAAGCCGTTGAAGCGGCAGAAACCGCCCCGGTAGTTGAAACTCAAGCCGTTGAAGCGGCAGAAACCGCCCCGGTAGGTGAAACTCAAGCAGCAGAAACCGCACAGGTTGTTGAAACTCAAGTAGATGAAACAGCAGAAACTGCCCCGGTTGTTGAAGCCCGGGCAGATGAAGCAACAGAAACTGCCCCGGTTGTTGAAGCCCAGGCAGATGAAACAGCAGAAACTACACCGGTTGTTGAAGCCCGGGCAGATGAAGCAGCAGAAACTGCATCGGTTGTTGAAGCCCGGGCAGATGAAGCAACAGAAACTGCCCCGGTAGTTGAAACTGAAGCAGTTGAAGCAGCAGAAACGGCGCCGGTTGTTGAAGCCCAGGCAGATGCAGTAACCCCTGAGCCGAGCGAAGAAGTACAGCAGCAGCTGCCGCTTGAAGAAGTCTCGGCTGAACAGCCACAAGCAAGTGAAACTCAAACGAGCGAGCAACGTGCGAAAAAAGCAGACTCAGCAGAGAAGAAAGCGGTGAAAAAACCGGCCAAAGCGAAGAAAAAGCGCCTGAAAGCCAATGGCGACACTCGCTTGAAAGGTAAAGCCTCTTCACCTATGACCAAGCCTGTGACCATTAATACCGTTAATGAGCTGCCCACGGCCTTCTTCGCCGCCGAAGACAGGAAAAGGGCATTAACTTCGGGTAAAAACGCCATTGCTGCGGATGCCACCAGCCGAAGTGCTGCCGGTCCGACTAAACCTTAA
- a CDS encoding GGDEF domain-containing protein, protein MMLPRISSFCTYILLCLCFESAAQKNYFIDRFEQYREIERLIYQADKQRTLDRKLFNSIVAKLRTKQALLSQEQALYLAYFMGYQKVIGGDVQAALTLLNKVIKQDEYTVLKHRAIITKVNIYSTSENYSEGFTVLNKLLPQLNEMKGKTSYPDALFAVANFYNRLSIYHLSQQYASKLQASNPSLRHMCLANMLTVESNFFLKQLTVEGIKNINVSHCETVGETMASNFIYVIIAELYLNENKPQLALDLLLRQLPSVKRTEYYLLISRFNSFIAQAYFDLGNFAEAERYANMVIERIRADHSSMSIVRASKILYQINRKNNNLALALKYHELYMAHDKLYNDDLNKRSITYQIAEENNQQKNLRIKLLDEQNRRLLLEKVLNERTREKDQLLILSLMLIVAILAYWTYKSKLTQRRLKKMAEYDELTGILNRRCFNELSDTAIKYCHQSGQPISLILFDLDEFKAINDTYGHQVGDWVLKNTIMTCQKLCRKNDIFGRFGGEEFTILLPGCDNDKAYELAESCRSVISEISTVETGYNFKISASFGICSSENGSYSLNEIVKAADEAMYHAKSSGRNRVSIYGIDMPNTVEEPCLSETATTLD, encoded by the coding sequence ATGATGTTGCCTAGAATTTCTTCATTCTGCACTTATATCTTATTGTGCTTATGCTTTGAGAGTGCGGCGCAGAAAAATTACTTTATCGACAGGTTTGAACAATACAGAGAAATTGAGCGGCTTATTTATCAGGCGGATAAACAACGGACCTTAGATCGCAAATTATTTAACTCGATTGTTGCAAAATTAAGGACAAAACAAGCTTTGTTATCTCAGGAGCAAGCGCTTTATTTAGCCTACTTTATGGGATACCAGAAAGTGATCGGCGGAGATGTGCAGGCGGCGCTGACGCTATTAAATAAAGTTATTAAACAAGATGAATATACCGTTTTAAAGCACAGGGCCATTATTACCAAAGTTAATATTTATTCCACCAGCGAAAATTACAGTGAAGGCTTTACTGTCCTGAATAAGTTGTTACCGCAGCTTAATGAAATGAAGGGAAAAACAAGTTATCCGGACGCACTCTTTGCGGTGGCAAATTTTTATAACCGTCTTTCAATTTATCACTTAAGCCAACAATATGCCTCGAAATTACAGGCAAGCAACCCTTCACTGCGCCACATGTGCCTGGCGAATATGTTGACGGTAGAGTCTAATTTCTTTTTAAAGCAGCTGACGGTGGAAGGCATCAAGAATATCAATGTCAGCCATTGTGAAACCGTTGGCGAGACGATGGCGTCTAATTTTATTTACGTGATTATTGCGGAGTTATATTTAAATGAAAATAAACCCCAGTTGGCGCTTGATTTGCTTTTACGGCAATTACCTTCGGTAAAACGGACCGAATATTATTTACTCATCAGCCGCTTTAACTCTTTCATTGCCCAGGCGTATTTTGACTTGGGGAATTTTGCTGAGGCAGAGCGCTATGCCAATATGGTTATTGAAAGGATCAGGGCGGATCACAGCTCTATGTCTATTGTCAGGGCCAGTAAAATTCTGTACCAGATTAATCGGAAAAATAACAACCTTGCGTTAGCGCTAAAATATCATGAGCTCTACATGGCCCACGATAAACTTTATAATGATGATTTGAATAAGCGCAGCATTACTTACCAGATAGCGGAAGAAAATAACCAGCAAAAAAACTTGAGGATCAAATTATTGGATGAACAAAATAGAAGGCTGTTATTGGAGAAAGTGCTCAATGAACGTACCAGAGAAAAAGACCAGCTCTTGATCCTGTCGCTTATGCTGATTGTCGCGATCTTGGCTTATTGGACCTATAAGTCAAAACTCACTCAGCGAAGGTTGAAAAAAATGGCGGAATACGATGAACTGACCGGTATTCTCAATCGTCGCTGCTTTAATGAACTTTCCGATACCGCTATCAAATATTGCCACCAAAGCGGTCAGCCTATTAGTTTGATTTTATTTGATTTAGATGAGTTTAAAGCTATCAATGATACTTATGGCCATCAGGTAGGAGACTGGGTCTTGAAAAATACCATCATGACCTGTCAGAAACTCTGCCGTAAAAATGACATTTTTGGTCGTTTTGGCGGGGAAGAGTTTACCATTCTCTTACCCGGTTGTGATAATGATAAAGCTTATGAATTGGCGGAATCATGCCGCAGTGTGATCAGTGAGATCTCAACGGTTGAAACCGGCTATAACTTTAAGATTTCTGCCAGTTTTGGTATCTGCTCGTCGGAAAATGGCTCTTATAGTTTAAATGAAATTGTTAAAGCAGCAGATGAGGCCATGTATCATGCGAAAAGCTCGGGACGTAACCGGGTCAGTATTTATGGTATAGATATGCCTAATACCGTTGAAGAGCCTTGCTTGAGTGAAACGGCAACAACACTGGACTAG